The window TCTGGCTCTGGTGGCAGTTCTTCTTATGATTCTTGCAGGCTTTGTTGGGAGTCTGACAAGTGGTGGCCACGCTGGAGAAGGACTCATGTAGGAAGGTGTTGAGGTCTTTGCAGCGTTTGGAAAACTTGTTGATTTTGCGCATCGCGGCGTTGCAGCCTTGAGGCCTGGGCTGCACATGCTGAATTTCAAACCACTGAGCTGGGGTCATGTTCCCGGGCCTGGCACTGACTGGGTCCTCAGCCACCCACAGCCCCagtagcaggagcagcagcagagggCAGAATCCTGCTCTGGCTGGTGCCATCTCTCTTAGGGGGCACAGTTGGAAGGGAGGACTGGGGTCTCTGGGGATGGAGAGCAGGAGGTGGAAATTAGCCCTCCTGAACCTGCTCCTTCCAGCGGATCaccatctccctccccctctgtctccctcctccctctgtctgtgtctttctcctcctgtcttctctgTGTGCCCACAGCTGCTATGACCCCTTCCCATAATCCTAGGGCTCTGTCCCCTTCATCTTGTGTCCCtatcttctttcattcattctatcCCACATGTCTCCTACTCCTTGCTCCGTCTCCTCTCCCTCACCTCCCTCCTTCTGTGTCCCTGTTTCTatccttttctctgttttgtaCCCTCCACGActccatccccatctcctccaaaGTCCCATTTTGTGCCCCCAGCTCCCAgcatctctctcttctccccactGGGTGTCCTCATCCCTCCACACTGAGTCCCTCCTTTGCCCACCTTGTCACTCACCTGAGGATACTCTTATCTGACCAGAACCCATCCCTTCCCTGTCCTCTCTCCTCACCCACGTCCTACTGTGGCCTCACCTTGTCAAGGAGTCTTCCTGTTGCAACGCCGGCTCAGTGGACACACCTTCCCTCCACTGGTCTTCAGATCTCTGAGGGCCTCCTCTCCCACCACGAACTCCTTAAGAGCTGGCCTGGCCTGTGGTGACTTTATTTGGGTGTGGGCTGGGAAGCGGCCCTGGATCAGGAAATGAATCAGGGTCATGTCTTTCCACTTACATATTCCAAGTGTATTAAGTGGAGCTAGTACACCTGCCTAAACATCTTTAGCAATGAGGAAGTCTGAATCGGCATACTCAAAGAGTAGATCTGGCCTCTAGCCACAAGATTGTGATGACTCTGATAAAACACTTGACCCAGGTGTCTACCCCAAATGAGAGCTGTTATTTATCCTCTCCTATATACACCTCTGGTTCTGATTCTGGGAAGAGCCCATGGCTGTGGTGGTAAGGGTTGCTTTTTTCTGATCTGAGATGCAGATGGAATAGCCTAGAAGGTTACTTTGCAAGACTTCCTGTCATCAGGACTTATTACTAATCTTTTGGAGGAGACAGGGAAATGGACCAATCATCACAGCCACTATTCCCAGCACCATTCCAACTCAACCATTCTACAGTGATTCATCTTTCTGGGTTCCTCCTGTTCCAGGGTCAAGCAAGGTCACCTGGCTTTACCTGGAGATGATGCCCAACACCTCTCATCCTTCACTCTTTTCCTTactgctttattaaaattttcagcACTTAGTGTCCAAAGTTGAGAATGCTGCTGGTGGTGATGCTGCTCCACAGCTAACTAGACCTTCCTCCACCTGTGTTCCCTGTTCCTTGTGGCAGTTACAGCTGTGTGGAAGGCTGGAGTCAATGCTGCTCCTGTGGCTCCAGTGAGCTTGGTATGTGAGAGTCAGAAGaacagagataccaaggaaaagaagcatcactacaggtGGATGGGAAAGCCTAAAAAACTGACATGAACAGTGTTCTTTCCAGGATTTACTTGTAAGCAGTAAGTGATCTCAGAAAAGTGGATTCAGGTTCATTTACACAgtcagtatttattgagcatctacatGGGCCAAGGAGCTTGGGATATACCAGTGAATAATGAGTCAAAATCCTTACCTTTGGAATGCTTACATTTCATTGAGGGAATAGAATCTTTATATTACATTGGAGgaacaacagtaaaaaaaaaaaaacatattttgctcAAAGTGATCATTactaaggaaaaaagaacaaatggagATTGGTAGATTTTTAAACAGGGTCATTGAAGTAGGTGACTGGAAAAACACCTGAAGGTGAGAAAGTGAACTTATGCTTGTTTGGGGAAGAAGGATCCAAGCAGAgggattcagttcaattcagtcactcagtgtatccaactttttgcgatcccatgaactgcagcatgccaggcttccctgtccattgttgaaactcaggtccattgagttggtgatgccatccaaccatctcatcctctgtcacccccttctcctgccttcaatctttcccagcatcagggtctttcccagtgagtcacttctttgcatcaggtggccaaagtattggagtttcagcttcagaatgagtccttccaa of the Muntiacus reevesi chromosome 7, mMunRee1.1, whole genome shotgun sequence genome contains:
- the LOC136172220 gene encoding ribonuclease 7-like, with amino-acid sequence MAPARAGFCPLLLLLLLGLWVAEDPVSARPGNMTPAQWFEIQHVQPRPQGCNAAMRKINKFSKRCKDLNTFLHESFSSVATTCQTPNKACKNHKKNCHQSQKPVSLTDCKLTSKTYPDCKYKEKKRVASYIVACDPPKKGDSGKFKLVPVHLEKVL